From Salinibacterium sp. ZJ450, one genomic window encodes:
- a CDS encoding ABC-F family ATP-binding cassette domain-containing protein — translation MLNAHDLEIRVGARLLMEGVNFRVDKGDKVGLVGRNGAGKTTLTKTLAGETAPSGGTISRNGEIGYLPQDPRSGNPEELARTRILDARGLGQLVLGMREATHNMASTDAATAEKAMEKYGRLTDRFDALGGYAAEAEAASIASNLNLPDRILDQPLKTLSGGQRRRIELARILFSDAQTLILDEPTNHLDADSVVWLREFLKGYSGGFIVISHDIELVGETVNKVFYLDANRQVIDIYNMGWKHYLRQRESDEERRKKERSNAEKKATTLQLQAARFGAKASKAAAAHQMVARAEKLLAGLDDVRAVDRVAKLRFPDPAPCGRTPLMASNLSKSYGSLEIFTAVDLAIDRGSKVVVLGLNGAGKTTLLRMLAGVDKPDTGQVEPGHGLRVGYYAQEHETIDVKRSVLENMVSSSPNLTETEARRVLGSFLFTGDDATKPAGVLSGGEKTRLALAMIVVSGANVLLLDEPTNNLDPASREEILGALASYTGAVVLVSHDAGAVQALNPERVLILPDGVEDHWNKDYVDLIELA, via the coding sequence GTGCTGAATGCTCACGACCTCGAGATTCGGGTGGGCGCACGCCTGCTCATGGAGGGTGTGAACTTCCGCGTCGATAAGGGCGACAAGGTCGGCCTCGTCGGGCGCAACGGTGCCGGCAAGACCACCCTCACCAAGACGCTCGCGGGGGAGACCGCGCCCAGCGGCGGCACCATCTCCCGCAACGGCGAGATCGGCTATCTACCGCAGGACCCGCGCTCCGGCAACCCGGAAGAGCTGGCCCGCACCCGCATCCTTGACGCGCGCGGACTCGGCCAGCTCGTGCTCGGCATGCGCGAGGCGACGCACAACATGGCGTCGACGGATGCCGCGACAGCCGAGAAGGCGATGGAGAAGTACGGCCGCCTCACCGACCGCTTCGATGCCCTCGGCGGGTACGCCGCCGAAGCCGAAGCCGCGTCCATCGCGAGCAACCTGAACCTGCCTGACCGCATCCTGGACCAGCCGTTGAAGACGCTCTCCGGTGGTCAGCGTCGCCGCATCGAGCTGGCACGCATCCTGTTCTCCGACGCGCAGACGCTGATCCTCGACGAGCCGACCAACCACCTCGACGCGGACTCCGTGGTCTGGCTGCGCGAGTTCCTGAAAGGCTACAGCGGCGGGTTTATCGTGATCAGCCACGACATCGAGCTGGTTGGCGAGACCGTCAATAAGGTGTTCTACCTCGACGCGAACCGTCAGGTGATCGACATCTACAACATGGGCTGGAAGCACTACCTGCGGCAGCGCGAGTCCGATGAGGAACGCCGCAAGAAGGAACGCTCCAACGCCGAGAAGAAGGCAACAACCCTGCAGTTGCAGGCGGCCAGGTTCGGCGCCAAGGCGTCCAAGGCCGCCGCAGCGCACCAGATGGTGGCGCGGGCGGAGAAGCTGCTCGCGGGACTTGACGACGTGCGCGCCGTCGACCGGGTGGCGAAGCTGCGCTTCCCCGACCCTGCCCCCTGCGGTCGCACCCCGCTGATGGCCTCGAACCTGAGCAAGAGCTACGGCTCGCTGGAGATCTTCACCGCCGTCGACCTGGCGATCGACCGCGGATCGAAGGTCGTCGTGCTCGGGCTGAACGGTGCGGGCAAGACCACGCTGCTGCGGATGCTCGCCGGCGTCGACAAGCCGGACACCGGTCAGGTCGAGCCGGGCCACGGCCTGCGGGTGGGCTACTACGCGCAGGAGCACGAGACCATCGACGTCAAGCGCTCGGTTCTGGAGAACATGGTGTCCTCGTCGCCGAACCTGACCGAGACCGAGGCGCGGCGCGTGCTCGGCTCGTTCCTGTTCACCGGTGACGACGCCACCAAGCCGGCCGGTGTCCTCTCCGGCGGTGAGAAGACCCGGCTCGCGTTGGCGATGATTGTGGTCTCCGGCGCCAACGTGCTGCTGCTCGACGAACCGACCAACAACCTCGACCCGGCAAGCCGTGAAGAGATCCTCGGCGCCCTGGCCAGCTACACCGGTGCGGTGGTGCTGGTCAGCCACGACGCTGGTGCCGTTCAGGCGCTCAACCCCGAGCGGGTACTGATCCTGCCCGACGGGGTAGAGGACCACTGGAACAAGGACTACGTCGACCTGATCGAGCTGGCCTAA
- a CDS encoding metal-sulfur cluster assembly factor: MATALAPALFDQIEEALKDVMDPELGVNVVDLGLIYDLTWDDENDALIISMTLTSAGCPLTDVLEEQTAQSLDGVVERFRINWVWMPPWGPEKITDDGRDMMRAIGFSI, encoded by the coding sequence ATGGCAACAGCACTCGCTCCAGCGCTGTTCGACCAGATCGAAGAGGCGCTGAAAGACGTGATGGACCCGGAGCTCGGCGTGAATGTCGTCGACCTCGGGCTCATCTACGACCTCACCTGGGACGACGAGAACGACGCGCTCATCATCAGCATGACGCTGACCTCGGCCGGCTGCCCGCTCACCGATGTGCTCGAGGAGCAGACCGCCCAGTCGCTCGACGGAGTCGTGGAACGATTCCGCATCAACTGGGTATGGATGCCGCCGTGGGGTCCCGAAAAGATCACCGACGATGGCCGCGACATGATGCGCGCCATCGGCTTCAGCATCTGA
- the sufC gene encoding Fe-S cluster assembly ATPase SufC, protein MSVLEIKGLKVSIDTDQGAKEILKGVDLTIQEGEIHAIMGPNGSGKSTLAYTIAGHPRYNVTGGTITLDGEDVLAMSIDQRARVGLFLAMQYPVEIPGVTVSNFLRTAKTAIDGEAPPLRPWIKQVRESMQNLRMDGTFAERNVNEGFSGGEKKRHEILQLELLKPKFAVLDETDSGLDVDALKVVSEGVNRAKANTGLGILLITHYTRILRYIKPDFVHVFVDGKVAEEGGPELAERLENEGYDRYLTESSVS, encoded by the coding sequence ATGTCAGTACTTGAAATCAAGGGCCTCAAGGTCTCGATCGACACCGACCAGGGCGCCAAGGAGATCCTGAAGGGCGTCGACCTGACGATCCAGGAGGGCGAGATCCACGCCATCATGGGCCCGAACGGTTCGGGCAAGTCGACGCTCGCGTACACGATCGCCGGACACCCGCGCTACAACGTGACCGGCGGAACGATCACCCTCGACGGCGAAGACGTGCTGGCCATGAGCATCGACCAGCGCGCCCGCGTCGGCCTGTTCCTCGCCATGCAGTACCCGGTTGAGATCCCCGGTGTGACGGTCTCCAACTTCCTGCGCACGGCCAAGACCGCCATCGACGGGGAGGCGCCGCCGCTTCGCCCGTGGATCAAGCAGGTCCGCGAGTCGATGCAGAACCTGCGCATGGACGGCACGTTCGCCGAGCGCAACGTCAACGAGGGCTTCTCCGGTGGCGAGAAGAAGCGTCACGAGATCCTGCAGCTCGAGCTGCTGAAGCCGAAGTTCGCGGTGCTCGATGAGACCGACTCCGGACTGGATGTCGATGCGCTCAAGGTCGTGTCGGAGGGGGTCAACCGGGCCAAGGCCAACACCGGTCTCGGCATCCTGTTGATCACCCACTACACCCGCATCCTGCGCTACATCAAGCCGGACTTCGTGCACGTCTTCGTCGACGGCAAGGTGGCAGAAGAGGGCGGCCCCGAGCTCGCCGAGCGCCTCGAGAACGAGGGCTACGATCGCTATCTCACAGAGTCGAGCGTAAGCTAG
- a CDS encoding non-heme iron oxygenase ferredoxin subunit, producing MAASRACSVDEIAVGQAKRVVIDGVPIAVVKDSAGDIHAIGDTCTHGDISLSEGFVEDDTLECWAHGSRFSLISGKPLSLPAYEPVPVFVVTITDGDIYIDPSDTVAVDA from the coding sequence ATGGCGGCAAGTCGGGCGTGCTCCGTCGACGAAATCGCCGTGGGACAGGCGAAGCGTGTCGTCATCGACGGCGTACCCATCGCGGTCGTGAAGGACTCAGCCGGCGACATCCACGCCATCGGGGACACCTGCACACACGGAGACATCTCGCTCTCAGAAGGGTTCGTCGAGGATGACACGTTGGAGTGCTGGGCCCACGGCTCACGCTTCTCGCTGATCAGCGGCAAGCCCCTCTCCCTGCCGGCCTACGAGCCGGTCCCGGTTTTCGTCGTGACCATCACCGATGGCGACATTTACATTGACCCCAGCGACACGGTCGCTGTAGACGCATAG
- the sufD gene encoding Fe-S cluster assembly protein SufD, with translation MSEATTVTPEQHGLKQHSDGGWAEVPLQTRSERFSSVHHTDFPEVTGREAEWHLTPVDLVRPLIDDALDGSPYAVLYPEVAGADVEWIDRTDARIGTAGTSEERAAANAWSSFEKALSITVSGDEPVVLKVSRSTLTADRRAAHTIVTAKPNSTGLVILQSNGDAQLSENVEIIVEDGARLTVVSVQEWNADALHLASHFARIGRDATLKHIVVSLGGKVVRVNPSAHLAEQGADGELFGVYFADAGQHLEQRVYVNHDAPNTRSRVNYKGALNGQGARTVWVGDVLIGRTAPGTDSYEQNRNLVLSDGTRADSIPNLEIETGDIAGAGHASATGRFDDEHLFYLRSRGISEDEARRLVVLGFLSEIVQKIGQPELEERLHHALEAELAAAGSN, from the coding sequence ATGTCGGAAGCGACCACTGTCACACCTGAACAGCATGGACTGAAGCAACACAGCGACGGAGGATGGGCTGAAGTTCCCCTTCAGACTCGCTCGGAGCGGTTCTCTTCTGTGCACCACACCGACTTCCCCGAGGTCACCGGCCGCGAGGCGGAATGGCACCTCACCCCGGTCGACTTGGTGCGTCCCCTCATCGACGATGCCCTGGACGGCAGCCCGTACGCGGTGCTGTACCCAGAAGTCGCCGGAGCGGATGTCGAGTGGATCGACCGCACGGATGCGCGCATCGGCACCGCAGGCACCTCCGAAGAGCGAGCGGCCGCCAACGCGTGGTCCAGCTTTGAGAAGGCGCTGTCGATCACCGTGAGCGGCGACGAGCCCGTGGTGCTGAAGGTGAGCCGGTCAACCTTGACCGCTGACCGCCGCGCCGCGCACACCATCGTCACGGCTAAGCCGAACAGCACCGGCCTCGTCATCCTGCAGAGCAACGGCGACGCCCAGCTCAGCGAGAACGTCGAGATCATCGTCGAAGACGGCGCCCGCCTCACCGTTGTCTCCGTGCAGGAATGGAATGCCGACGCCCTGCACCTGGCCAGCCACTTCGCCCGCATCGGCCGCGACGCCACCCTGAAGCACATCGTCGTCTCGCTCGGCGGCAAGGTGGTCAGGGTCAACCCATCGGCGCACCTCGCCGAGCAGGGCGCCGACGGTGAACTCTTCGGCGTGTACTTTGCCGACGCCGGCCAGCACCTGGAACAGCGCGTCTACGTGAACCACGACGCCCCGAACACCCGCAGCCGCGTCAACTACAAGGGCGCGCTGAACGGACAAGGCGCCCGCACCGTCTGGGTGGGCGACGTGCTCATCGGCCGCACCGCGCCCGGCACCGACAGCTACGAGCAGAACCGCAACCTGGTGCTGAGCGACGGCACCCGCGCCGACTCCATCCCGAACCTCGAGATCGAAACCGGCGACATCGCCGGCGCCGGACACGCCAGCGCCACCGGTCGTTTCGACGACGAGCACCTGTTCTACCTGCGCTCCCGCGGGATCAGCGAGGACGAGGCCCGTCGCCTTGTCGTGCTGGGCTTCCTGTCGGAGATCGTGCAGAAGATCGGTCAGCCCGAACTCGAGGAGCGCCTGCACCACGCTCTGGAAGCGGAGCTCGCCGCAGCAGGATCGAACTGA